TATTGAAATTCCGTGATCCGGATACGGGATTTATTTCTGTGAAATCCAAAGACGGTATGGAACTGAAAGCCCAGGAATTACCAGGACTATGGAATGGAGCCATGGCACATTGGAACACCGTTTTCGTAGAAGTTCCCATAGAAACATTCAATCCTGTAAAAACTATTAATGATCTGCTGCGCCCCCAGCATCAATAATTATTTATCTATGTATTCCAATAATATCACCCTATTCTTTTAACAAAATTGCCCAATAAAAAATCTTTACTTAATTTTGCCCTGTTTTATAATATTATTGAACAAAATCAAGCATAACTTATTGTTTATTAAGATTAAATACCCAATTATACAATGACAAAACCAACTCTTTTAGTTTTAGCAGCCGGAATGGGAAGCCGATATGGCGGATTGAAACAAATCGATACACTCGGACCAAACGGAGAAACAATCATCGACTATTCCATATATGATGCGATACGTGCCGGATTCGGTAAAGTAGTAATGGTTATCAGGAAAAGTATTGAAGATGAATTCAAGCAGGTTTTCTATAAAAAATACAGTGGAAAAATAGAAATAGAGTATGTACTTCAGGAAATAGAATATGTCCCGGAAGGTATCAGTTACAATCCGGAACGTATAAAGCCTTGGGGAACTGCCCATGCGGTATTAATGGCCGACGGAACCATTAATGAACCGTTTTGTGTAATTAATGGCGATGATTTTTATGGCGCTGATGCCTTTAAGCAAATGGCCACTTTCCTGATGGAACAGAAAAACGAAAACACCACTTATTGTATGGTGGGTTACCAGTTGTCACGCACCTTGTCCGATTATGGTTTTGTTTCCAGAGGCATTTGTAAGACCGACGAAAACGACATGTTGCTCGAAGTCACCGAATGTACACAAATAAAACGTATCGGCAGCCTCATCTGTTATAAGGATGCCCAGGAAGTTAATCACTCCTTACCTGATGATCAGATAGTATCCATGAATTTTTGGGGTTTTACTCCGGCTTACTTCAAGGATTTAAAAGTATCTTTCGAAAATTTCATTAAAGAAAACGGAAATAACCTGAAATCAGAATTATATATCCCGACAGTACTGAGTGGTTTGATCAATGAAAAGAAAGCAAGTGTCAAAGTATTGAGCAGCACCGCTGAGTGGTTTGGTGTCACTTATCAGGAAGACCGCTCCTTTGTCGTAGATCGCTTAAAGACATTGACAAAAGAGGGCGTTTATCCGAGTCCACTCTGGTAAACTTATGGCGAACTCAGATAATTCCAACGTCTGAGTTCTTCTTTTTCTTTAATGGTCTTTATTCCTCCATCATGGATCAATAAAATTTTAGTCGATATATCCAGGATATTACGATAATCATGATCCGTAATGATGAA
This Bacteroidales bacterium DNA region includes the following protein-coding sequences:
- a CDS encoding DUF4301 family protein, coding for LKFRDPDTGFISVKSKDGMELKAQELPGLWNGAMAHWNTVFVEVPIETFNPVKTINDLLRPQHQ
- a CDS encoding nucleotidyltransferase is translated as MTKPTLLVLAAGMGSRYGGLKQIDTLGPNGETIIDYSIYDAIRAGFGKVVMVIRKSIEDEFKQVFYKKYSGKIEIEYVLQEIEYVPEGISYNPERIKPWGTAHAVLMADGTINEPFCVINGDDFYGADAFKQMATFLMEQKNENTTYCMVGYQLSRTLSDYGFVSRGICKTDENDMLLEVTECTQIKRIGSLICYKDAQEVNHSLPDDQIVSMNFWGFTPAYFKDLKVSFENFIKENGNNLKSELYIPTVLSGLINEKKASVKVLSSTAEWFGVTYQEDRSFVVDRLKTLTKEGVYPSPLW